In one window of Nakamurella sp. PAMC28650 DNA:
- a CDS encoding glycoside hydrolase family 76 protein, with protein sequence MAGPQIWQERATAAEEAVWGRHARRLLGLPGTALGVVGWPFDPGHRLFLTWHLWWQAHLLDCAVDAWMRSPGEVRTRRVAGLARAIRLRNLGRYTNDYYDDMAWIGLALQRAVPLGVDPRSVRAPVTAILDAWNPPVGGIPWRRGDEFYNSPANAPAAILLARSGFTRRARQMADWIDSHLRTPGSDLIADGFHPGEDLKPVFYTYNQGAVLGLEVELAVSGGDRARVHRLVAAVAAEMTSGGVLIGHGGGDGGLFTGILARYLALVSTRLPGADRADRRARSTAGALVTGSAAAAWEHRVDAQHGPLFGADWTRPAQRPGRTGPGASSRPECDLSVQLSGWMLLEAAALLERAD encoded by the coding sequence TTGGCCGGGCCGCAGATCTGGCAGGAGCGCGCCACCGCCGCCGAAGAGGCGGTGTGGGGCCGGCACGCTCGGCGGCTCCTGGGTCTTCCCGGGACGGCGCTCGGCGTGGTCGGCTGGCCGTTCGATCCCGGGCACCGCCTGTTCCTGACGTGGCACCTCTGGTGGCAGGCGCACCTGCTGGACTGTGCCGTGGACGCCTGGATGCGTTCCCCGGGTGAGGTGCGCACCCGGAGGGTGGCCGGCCTCGCGCGGGCCATCCGGCTGCGCAATCTCGGCCGGTACACCAACGACTACTACGACGACATGGCCTGGATCGGTCTGGCCCTGCAGCGCGCCGTCCCGCTGGGCGTCGACCCGCGGAGCGTCCGGGCACCCGTGACCGCCATCCTGGACGCGTGGAACCCGCCGGTGGGGGGCATCCCCTGGCGCCGCGGGGACGAGTTCTACAACTCCCCCGCCAATGCCCCGGCGGCGATCCTGTTGGCCCGCAGCGGTTTCACCCGGCGAGCCCGGCAGATGGCCGACTGGATCGATAGCCACCTGCGCACCCCCGGCAGCGACCTGATCGCCGATGGCTTCCATCCCGGTGAGGATCTGAAGCCCGTCTTCTACACGTACAACCAGGGGGCTGTCCTCGGACTCGAGGTGGAGCTCGCCGTGTCGGGCGGCGACCGGGCCAGGGTCCATCGGCTCGTGGCGGCGGTGGCCGCCGAGATGACCTCCGGCGGAGTACTGATCGGTCACGGCGGGGGTGATGGCGGGCTGTTCACCGGGATCCTGGCCCGCTATCTGGCCCTGGTGTCCACCCGGCTGCCGGGCGCCGACCGCGCCGACCGCCGGGCCAGATCCACGGCGGGCGCACTCGTCACGGGCTCGGCCGCCGCGGCCTGGGAACACCGGGTCGATGCTCAGCACGGCCCGCTGTTCGGAGCCGACTGGACCAGGCCGGCGCAGCGGCCGGGGCGTACCGGGCCGGGAGCCTCGTCCCGGCCCGAATGTGATCTGTCCGTACAACTCTCGGGATGGATGCTGCTCGAGGCGGCCGCGCTGCTGGAGCGGGCCGACTAA
- a CDS encoding SURF1 family protein, which translates to MTATLEKDPSAPARRPRFGFLLKPGWLGAIVAALAFTAACWLVLAPWQFSRSAQNDASNAQVDAALKSDPVPVSQYLSTDRQPAGKDVYQLATATGVFDTGNVHYVRLRQDSSGNPVSEVVLPLKMTDGRILLVDRGYRSFGDIKAGVPLPPPPTGQVTVTGRVQQDQTDPKNRKPRFTDGLDQAWAVNADDLAGIDGTTGAGGDVLQGYIQLVAGTPGVLQEIGMPQTSVGPYFSYALQWSAFGAMSLLAICYFIFREATDPRGPDERNVPYPERTGASPEEMAGTAPTETGSHGRKSRSRRASRDGFDRTQLFD; encoded by the coding sequence ATGACCGCGACGCTGGAGAAGGACCCCTCGGCCCCGGCACGACGACCACGCTTCGGATTTCTGCTCAAGCCCGGCTGGCTCGGCGCCATCGTCGCGGCGCTGGCCTTCACGGCTGCCTGCTGGTTGGTCCTGGCCCCCTGGCAGTTCAGCCGCAGTGCGCAGAACGACGCCTCCAACGCGCAGGTCGACGCCGCCCTCAAGAGCGACCCCGTCCCGGTGAGCCAGTACCTCTCCACCGACCGGCAGCCGGCCGGCAAGGACGTCTACCAGTTGGCCACGGCCACCGGCGTCTTCGACACCGGCAACGTGCACTACGTCCGGCTGCGGCAGGACAGCAGCGGCAATCCGGTGTCCGAGGTGGTGCTCCCCCTGAAGATGACCGACGGCCGGATCCTGCTGGTCGACCGCGGGTACCGGTCGTTCGGGGACATCAAGGCCGGTGTCCCGCTGCCGCCGCCGCCCACCGGCCAGGTGACGGTGACCGGACGTGTCCAGCAGGACCAGACCGACCCGAAGAACCGCAAGCCCAGGTTCACGGACGGTCTCGACCAGGCCTGGGCGGTGAACGCCGACGACCTCGCCGGAATCGACGGCACCACCGGGGCCGGCGGCGACGTCCTGCAGGGGTACATCCAGTTGGTCGCGGGTACTCCCGGTGTGCTGCAGGAGATCGGGATGCCGCAGACCTCGGTCGGTCCCTACTTCTCCTACGCCCTGCAGTGGTCGGCGTTCGGCGCGATGTCCCTCCTGGCCATCTGCTACTTCATCTTCCGCGAGGCCACCGACCCACGCGGCCCGGACGAGCGCAACGTCCCCTATCCCGAGCGGACGGGTGCATCGCCGGAGGAAATGGCAGGGACCGCACCGACGGAAACCGGATCGCACGGCCGGAAGTCCAGGTCCAGACGCGCGTCCAGGGACGGCTTCGACCGCACGCAGCTCTTCGACTGA
- a CDS encoding low molecular weight protein-tyrosine-phosphatase — MNLAASRHQGRTEVDQPGLPADPRLHVSVICTGNICRSPIGEQMLRAAIADAGLEDAVRVTSAGTGSWHVGYPADRQAQAALRRAGFATEHRAHQITAEELATVDLALAADRGHERILRTLTPVQDKVRLLRSFDPTADGEDVPDPYQGPDSEFDEVVAMTAAALPGVIREIRRRLG, encoded by the coding sequence GTGAACCTTGCCGCGAGTCGACACCAGGGCCGGACGGAGGTCGATCAACCGGGTCTCCCGGCCGATCCGCGGCTGCACGTGAGCGTGATCTGCACCGGCAACATCTGCCGCTCGCCGATCGGTGAGCAGATGCTGCGGGCTGCGATCGCCGACGCCGGTCTGGAAGATGCGGTCCGGGTGACCAGCGCCGGCACCGGCAGCTGGCACGTCGGGTACCCCGCAGATCGCCAGGCCCAGGCCGCCCTGCGGCGCGCCGGCTTCGCCACCGAGCACCGTGCCCACCAGATCACCGCAGAGGAGCTCGCGACCGTCGACCTGGCCCTCGCGGCCGATCGTGGCCACGAGCGGATCCTGCGAACGCTCACCCCGGTCCAGGACAAGGTGAGACTCCTGCGGAGCTTCGATCCCACCGCGGACGGCGAGGACGTCCCCGACCCCTACCAGGGCCCGGACTCCGAGTTCGACGAGGTGGTCGCCATGACGGCCGCCGCGCTTCCGGGCGTCATCCGGGAGATCAGGCGGCGGCTCGGATGA
- a CDS encoding Nif3-like dinuclear metal center hexameric protein, whose product MSTTVGEVIAVLEAAYPPRLAQDWDTGIGLTCGDPTGDVDMVLLAVDIDDAVVAEALQIGAQLVVTHHPLLFRPVQTVSTETAKGRVIDRLIRSGIAHFAAHTNADKAVGGVNDALASALGLQRVRPLVPDVDVLAPGHPQAGSTGMGRIGELPSSMSLRDFAELASASLPGTVGGVRAAGDPGRQVRTVAVCGGAGDSELGAAGAAGADVYLTSDLRHHVVAEHLARPGSAAVVEVAHWSGEWPWLASAAGVIAAGMARAGSAGSVSTTVSALRTDPWTIHRPSRPSAGAANGPPLQKGHDTCAEG is encoded by the coding sequence ATGAGCACCACCGTGGGTGAGGTGATCGCTGTGCTGGAGGCTGCCTACCCACCCCGGCTGGCCCAGGACTGGGACACCGGGATCGGCCTGACCTGCGGCGATCCTACGGGGGACGTCGACATGGTGTTGCTCGCCGTCGACATCGACGATGCCGTGGTCGCCGAGGCTCTTCAGATCGGCGCGCAGCTGGTGGTGACCCACCACCCACTGCTGTTCCGGCCGGTGCAGACGGTCAGCACCGAGACGGCCAAGGGCCGGGTGATCGACCGGCTGATCCGGTCGGGCATCGCGCACTTCGCGGCGCACACCAACGCGGACAAGGCGGTCGGCGGCGTCAACGATGCGTTGGCGTCCGCGCTCGGCCTGCAGCGGGTGCGGCCGCTGGTGCCTGACGTCGATGTCCTCGCGCCCGGTCATCCCCAGGCCGGGTCGACCGGGATGGGCCGGATCGGGGAGTTGCCGTCATCGATGTCACTGCGGGACTTCGCCGAGCTGGCGTCGGCTTCGCTGCCCGGCACCGTCGGCGGGGTCCGGGCCGCCGGTGATCCCGGCCGTCAGGTCCGGACGGTCGCCGTGTGCGGCGGGGCCGGGGACTCCGAACTCGGCGCCGCCGGCGCGGCCGGCGCGGATGTCTACCTGACGTCCGACCTACGTCATCACGTGGTGGCCGAGCATCTTGCGCGGCCGGGGTCGGCCGCCGTGGTCGAGGTGGCGCACTGGTCCGGCGAGTGGCCGTGGCTGGCCAGTGCCGCCGGCGTGATCGCGGCCGGTATGGCGCGGGCGGGATCGGCGGGTAGCGTCAGCACCACCGTTTCTGCTCTGCGTACCGATCCGTGGACGATCCATCGTCCGTCGCGGCCCTCTGCCGGTGCCGCGAACGGGCCCCCACTCCAGAAGGGCCACGACACCTGTGCCGAAGGCTGA
- a CDS encoding zinc ribbon domain-containing protein: protein MPKADPFVQRRLLDLAGFDQTINAAEHRRATLPQLAVIASGTEKLVELRNAKVLAETEVGDLERATRKLDNEIDQVRTRAARDAQRLTAGAGNAKDLENLQHEITSLSRRQGVLEDEALELMEQKETADSVLSGIQAEFDRSRAEVAAAESARDDLFADIDAELGHQRKGRIELAADLPAELVGLYERIHKSGRVAAAKLNGGRCDACRMDLDRVELSSIAAAPSDEIVRCPECGAILVRW from the coding sequence GTGCCGAAGGCTGACCCGTTCGTCCAACGCCGATTGCTCGATCTGGCCGGGTTCGACCAGACGATCAACGCTGCCGAGCACCGCAGGGCCACGCTGCCCCAGCTGGCCGTGATCGCCTCCGGGACCGAGAAACTGGTGGAGTTGCGGAACGCGAAGGTGCTGGCCGAGACCGAGGTCGGGGACCTCGAACGGGCCACCCGCAAGTTGGACAACGAGATCGACCAGGTCCGGACCAGGGCCGCCCGGGACGCACAGCGTCTGACGGCGGGCGCGGGCAACGCCAAGGACCTCGAGAACCTCCAGCACGAGATCACCTCGCTGTCCCGCCGTCAGGGTGTGCTCGAGGACGAGGCGCTGGAACTGATGGAGCAGAAGGAGACCGCGGACAGTGTGCTGTCCGGGATCCAGGCCGAGTTCGACCGCAGCCGGGCGGAGGTCGCGGCCGCCGAGTCGGCCCGCGACGACCTGTTCGCCGACATCGACGCCGAACTCGGTCATCAGCGCAAGGGACGGATCGAACTCGCGGCGGACCTGCCCGCCGAACTCGTCGGCCTGTACGAGCGGATCCACAAGTCCGGCAGGGTTGCGGCGGCAAAGCTCAACGGCGGTCGCTGCGATGCCTGCCGGATGGATCTCGACCGGGTCGAGCTGTCCTCCATCGCCGCCGCTCCCTCCGACGAGATCGTGCGCTGCCCCGAGTGCGGTGCCATCCTCGTCCGGTGGTGA
- a CDS encoding histidine phosphatase family protein: MRPVRSVVLYADGGSRGNPGPAGFGAVVLDADGTTVLAERAAHLGRATNNVAEYSGLIAGLEAARELGAGHVEVRMDSKLVVEQMSGRWQIKRPDMKPLAARASSLVSGFDAVTFQWVPRAQNGHADRLANQAMDAADDDAVDPAAVLPGPLPTGATRVLVVRHGETTWGADGRFAGREDVPLTGRGRRQASSVAEKIKNLRPSIVLTSPLQRCRLTAKSIGSGSGAPVVVHEALLDGLLGEWTGLRPAEIESGWPQEFSTWRSDPDVAPPGGESFHQIRDRIAPLLAEVVRLYRGHTVVLVTHAAVTKMILTTALEVPSAAAYRFRIDTASLSGLTIDDDGAVMVWAVNETGHLDG, encoded by the coding sequence GTGAGACCCGTCAGGTCGGTGGTCCTCTACGCGGACGGCGGTTCCCGGGGGAATCCCGGACCGGCCGGATTCGGGGCGGTGGTCCTGGATGCCGACGGCACCACGGTGCTCGCCGAGCGGGCCGCCCATCTCGGGCGGGCCACCAACAACGTCGCCGAGTACTCCGGCCTGATCGCAGGTCTGGAAGCGGCCCGCGAACTCGGCGCCGGCCACGTCGAGGTCCGGATGGACTCGAAGCTCGTCGTCGAGCAGATGTCCGGCCGCTGGCAGATCAAGCGTCCGGACATGAAGCCGTTGGCCGCCAGGGCCTCGAGCCTGGTCTCCGGGTTCGACGCGGTCACCTTCCAGTGGGTGCCGCGGGCGCAGAACGGCCACGCCGACCGGCTGGCCAACCAGGCGATGGACGCGGCGGACGACGACGCGGTCGACCCGGCGGCCGTCCTGCCGGGGCCGCTGCCGACCGGTGCGACCAGGGTGCTCGTCGTCCGGCACGGCGAGACGACGTGGGGCGCGGACGGCCGGTTCGCCGGGCGCGAGGACGTGCCGCTGACCGGTCGGGGCCGGCGGCAGGCATCCTCGGTCGCGGAGAAGATCAAGAATCTGCGTCCCAGCATCGTGCTGACCTCGCCCCTGCAGCGCTGCCGGTTGACGGCGAAGTCGATCGGAAGCGGGTCCGGCGCCCCGGTCGTCGTGCACGAGGCGCTGCTGGACGGACTACTGGGCGAGTGGACCGGCCTCCGCCCCGCCGAGATCGAAAGTGGCTGGCCGCAGGAGTTCTCGACCTGGCGGTCTGACCCGGACGTGGCGCCGCCGGGGGGCGAGTCGTTCCACCAGATACGCGATCGGATCGCCCCGCTGCTGGCCGAGGTGGTGCGGCTCTACCGCGGCCACACCGTCGTGCTGGTCACCCACGCCGCCGTCACCAAGATGATCCTGACGACCGCACTGGAGGTTCCGTCCGCGGCCGCCTACCGCTTCCGGATCGACACCGCCTCGCTGTCCGGGCTCACCATCGACGACGACGGCGCCGTGATGGTCTGGGCCGTCAACGAGACCGGGCATCTCGACGGCTAG